The DNA sequence TTTGTTCTAATGCATACTGTCCTGATATTGCCGCATGCGAAACCTGATCGGTAAATACAGCCCAACAAGAATGCGGAGGAAATTCCCAATAATCTTTTGGGCAATTCTCTTGAAACTCCTTATTCTCTTTTAAGAAATTATGCAAATTCAACATAAAAGAATCATAAGGAGAGCGCAGGGTAATTGGCAAACCTAGCCTATGAGCGCTTTTCTTTAAGGATCGGACTAAGCGTCCTGAAAAAGTTTCATGAACTCCTTGAGGAAAAGGCAACTTATTTGTTCCTCCAAAAAGCTCTGCTAAAGTTTCAAAAGGATCGGAGGTAATCCAATACCGCTTTTCTAAAGGATTAATATTGGTGAAAAATCGTAAAATGCGATCTCCATGTACCGGGCGAGAAGGAAAAGAATCCACATGCAAAAGATCGTTACGTGCTCTTGTTCTTAATTGTCTACCTTTTTCCTGGAAAGGTCGAAAGCTCGCATAGTCCAATTTCCATTTATCTGCATAAGGAGCTAAAAGATGAGCTAATAAATCCATTGTTTTTCGAGAATAGCTCTGCATGATATCTAACATCTTTATCTTTTGTTCTTCTGACAAAGCAACAACATTTGTAATCTTATTAGGTTGTGGTTTATAGGCAATATTTTTGCGATTAGCCGCACCTGTCTGTTTTTGTAAAAGTAAAAAATCCAGCTCTTCTTGAGGCAAGTCAAAGGGACACTTTGGGAAAAAAAGGATATTTCCTTTTTCTAGTTCTTCACAATATCTTTGATGATGATCTATTTGCTGTAGATTTGCCTCTTCAACTGTAATTAACTGAGCCATAGCACCTCAAGTGTTTGCAGGTAATCAAAAAATTATTATTCTATTTATTTAAACTCTAATCTAATTTTAGAGAAAAAATAAAGTATTATTTAATAGATATTCTACAAACCAAGACTCCAGAACAAAGAGCTTTCATTCATCTCTTAAACATTTAGTGAAGCCTCTAGGAAACCAAAAACAGAGAAGAAAGCTATTCTTTTATAAATAGCTGGTATAAAAAAGAAATCAGAACTTTTTATCATACTAATTTAGAAAAAACTTCATTTATTGGTTGCATTATACAACTTTGGATTGCACTTAAGTGATATCACCTACTTCTTGATATTCTGTTGGATTAGTAATTAACCTTAAGGTCATTGTGGCTTTTCCACCTCTATTAAAGCCTGCAATCATAAAAAAAATTCTTTCCAAGGCTTATTCTCTTTAAAATTGGATTTTAGTATGAATAAAGATAACAATAAATGATACTTTCGTTGAGTGCATAAATTAAAAATATGCTTGATTTCTTTTTTTTGATAAAAGACACTTCCCTCAGTAACAGGCAGGGAAATAATTGAAAAAGAGAAATTTATGAACAAACTAGAAAAAGTTTTCAGATCATTTTTATGTTTTTCAGTGTTTTTAATCGCCTGGACTTCTAACACTGCACATTGTAGCCATCAAAAAGAAGAAAAAATCTATGTCAAGCCAGAGCAAATTGAAATAACCGGTCAAACCATATTGGTTTGGTCATTGGACGGAAAACCCTTAGCTTTAGCAAAAAGCCTTGGTTTTGATGATCAAGGACTCTACATTAAACAACTTGTAAGAGGCCCTTGTGGAATCCATAATCGTTGGTGTAAAATATGCGGTGGCTGTGGTGTATTACTATGCCCTATGAACTGTACATGTTATGATTAACATTAAAAAAATTTTAACTTTTCAATGCAGACACTGTCTTTTTCTTTTTTTTACCCTAGCTATGGGGTGCTCTCAGCATCCCTATAAGAAATTAACAGAGCTCGAAAGCCAGTACTTAGAAAGTTTTTTTAGACATCTTTTTGAAACTACAACTGCAGGATATGTACTGTATGGAGAGAAACCTCTTCTTCTATGTACTTTTAAATCTGTTGAAAACACGATTCCTGGTACTGTAGAGCACAAAGATGCGGTGCTTTTTACTCAAGGATTCAATACTTGGAAACAATTAAATACCCAGAGCAAAAATTATCTTCTTATTTTTTTTACCAGTAATAAAGCTAAGCCTTTTCAGGAACTGATCCTCATTAACAAAAAAGCATTTGAAGATATCGTTAGAAAAAACTTAGCTTTATTTCAATATAAACTTGGGCCCCAAGTAAATGAACAGAACTTATTAAATAGCATCTTATCTAATGGGTTTTCCTCTTTGTTTAAATCTCATGAAGCTCTTCAAGGGATTCTTTTTGGATATGGAGTAGAGAATTCATTGACTTACGAGAGAGGAAATGCCCTTCGGAAAAAAGCTCTTGGATACTCTAAAATAAATCCCCCCTTCCAATCCACCAACGAACCAATAACAGCAGATGAGCTAAAAGAACGAATCACTAATTACGTAGCCAGCCAAGGAGGCAGAGAAAAAAATCTATTAGACGAGCTCAGAGATTTTTCCTTCTATGTGCCAAAAAATGAAGATGAAATTATTCTTAAAATTCCTTTTAGCTTACATTTAAAATCTGAAGAATCAAAAAAACTTCTAGCTGCCTATAAAGAATCGGAAAGAGCGGTGATCAATCTACAAAATCAAAAAAATTTCGTTGAAAAGGTTCTTGAAAGGCTAAAACAATGATTCAAAAAATTCTCTTTTTTACAGTTGCATCAACATGTATCTTCTTATGCAAAGATCCTATTTTTGCACTCTTTAATAAAAGAAACCTGAATCTAAGCAATATCATGCAGTGTTTAACCAGAAAAGAGCAGGAGAAGCTCCCTCTTTTAATAGCACTATCTCTTAAAGAAATGATTCCTGACAATACCCAGCTTGCAACCTTCATCGAAGGTCTTAAAATAGCAGAGCGAGAAAAAGCAAATAACCAGAAAAGCCTTGAAGTCCAAGCCTACCTTACATATGCAACGCAACTTATGTCGGATCCAAAGATCACAAAAAATTTAGAAACATCTGTGCAGTATCTTCAAAAAAAACAGGAAGAAGGTAGTATCTCTCTAATTGACAATAAAATTTGTTATAAAATCCTGAAAAAGGGAAATGAAAAGGGTATTGATAATAAGATTAGCAAAGTTACAATAAATTTTACGATAAAAGATGTTGAAGATAATCTCCTTGCCGGAAATTATGCAATTTTTGGACCTATTTCATGCATGTTATCTGAGCTAATTCCTGGAATGGCTTATGGGATGTTAGGAATGCGTCTTCATGAGTTAAGAGAAATTTATATTCATCCTGAATTTGCCTATGGAGTTTTTTCTGATTTTGGTAATGGGAAAGCTCTTTCCATACAAGTAGAGCTAGCTGAGTGCGAAGCAACAGACACAGCTTTTTATCCTTGCCTACTTCCAGTAGATCTTATAAAGCTTCATTACCCAAATGAGACTAATATAATTTCTCTACAAGAAGATTATATATCCTTTTGTGGAAAAGCAGCCTGGTCATTTTACAAACAAAAATTGCCTCAATTACAACTTGACAATGTATTGTCCTTTCTTCAAGAAAAAAATGCAGTCTTATCTACAGAAGACAGAAAAAGTCTTTATAAGTTGCAGTGGTTGATCTACAAGAGCCAAAACAACTTCTAATAAATTTGTTCCAGATAGCAGTGGATTTAGTAAGGAAAATAAAAGTGGTCTACTTAAGTTTGAATTTGAATGAAAAACGGGAATTTTTGAATTTAGCTTTTTCAATCTTAAAATTGAGAGATAAAAGATTGCTTGTGACACTGCAACAACCACTTTCATTGCTCATGGCAGCATCACATCAATCAATGTGTCTCCGGGTGCAAGATTCGAACTTGCGACCAATAGATTAACAGTCTACTGCTCTACCGCTGAGCTAACCCGGAACAGAAGAGCCATTTTATAAAGAGTTGTATTTTAGAGCAATAATAGCTTTGCGTTTCTGATAAAAAAATGTAAACTCAATCTTTTTGGGAGTAACTATGGAAGAGATTTACGGCTTTATCGATACGATTGTTTTTGCAGAAGAAGAAAAAGGGTTCACTGTAGCTCGCTTAAAAGAACCTAAAAAAAAAGAATTAACTTGCATTGTAGGGATTATGCCTTCTGTCCAACCAGGAGAAACCATTCGCTGTAAAGGCATTTGGCGTATTCATCCTGAACATGGGCAGCAATTTGAAGTAAAAGCTTTTGAATCACAAGCTCCTTCAGATTTAATAGGGATTCAAAAGTACTTAGAATCAGGAATGATTAAAGGAATCGGGCCTATTTATGCAGAGCGCATAGTCAATCTCTTTGGACTAAATACACTAGATGTAATTGATCAAAAGCCTGACCGCTTATTAGAAGTAGCTGGAATTGGAGAGAAAAGAGTCGAAACAATTAAAACTTGTTGGCATGAACAACAAGCAATTAGAGATGTGATGATTTTCTTAAGAGGTCACAATGTTAGTCCTTCTTTTGCACAAAAAATTTTTAGAATGTATGGTGCTCAAAGTATTGAAAAAGTACGCTCTAATCCTTTTCGTTTAGCTAAAGATATTCATGGTATTGGTTTTAAAACAGCTGATTTAATCGCACAAGGATTAGGAATTGCACAAGATGCTAAAGAGCGAATTTATGCAGGGATTGAGCATACTCTGTGGGAACTAAGCCAAGAAGGACATGTATGCTACCCTATCCAAGACTTAGGTCCTAAAGTAGAAGCAAAACTAGAAGTGTCTAAAGATCTCATTACAGAAGGTATTTCTTCACTAATCCAATCAGAAGAAGTTGTTAAAGAAGAACAGATGGTATGGATAAAACCTCTTTTTTTAATGGAAGTGGGGATTGCTCGAGAAATGATGCGTTTAACACAGCACCCTTGTCGAATACGTGCAGTACAATTAGACAAGGCCTTAACCTGGGTCCAACAAAAACTCTTAATCGATTTAGCAGAAGAACAGCTAACAGCTGTAGCATGTGGTCTTAAGGCTAAAGCTCTTATTATAACAGGTGGCCCAGGGACAGGAAAAAGTACAATTACCAAAGCCATATTAACAATTACTGAGAGGATTGCAAATCAGATTGTTTTAGCAGCTCCAACAGGGAGAGCCGCTAAGAGAATGAGTGAAATTACTGGAAAAAAAGCATCCACTATTCATAGCCTTTTGGAAATGGATTTTAAAATAGGAAAGTTCAAACGCAACAAAGAAAATCCTATTTGCTGTGATTTACTGATTATTGATGAAGCAAGTATGATAGATACTCAACTCATGTACAACTTACTCAAAGCCGTCCCCGATGATGCAAGAATTATTCTTATTGGAGATATCGATCAATTACCCAGTGTTGGTCCAGGAAACGTGCTTAAAGACCTGATTGCTTCAGAGAGGCTTTCTGTAACAGAATTAAAAAAGATCTTTCGCCAAGCAGAAGGCTCTTTCATTGTCACCAATGCGCATAGGATCAACCAAGGACAATTTCCTGATATTTCCTATCATCCACGTAGCGATTTTCAATTTATAGAAAAAGAAGACCCACAAGAGGTCATTGATACTATTGTAAATCTGATTGTAAATCAACTGCCTAGAGTATATCGCTTTCATCGTTTTGATGACATTCAAGTATTATCCCCTATGAAAAGAGGACTTATTGGTAGTGAAAATTTAAACGTTGTTCTACAACAGAAACTCAATCCTTCTCCTACAGCTCTACATCGCATGGGACGCTCTTTTCAAGTAGGAGATAAAGTCATGCAAATCCGTAATAATTACGAAAAAGAGGTTTATAATGGAGATGTAGGAAAAATTACAGAAATGGATCTTACCGAGCAAACGCTTAAAGCAGTCTTTGATTTAAAAACCATCACTTACGATTTTACAGAAATTGATGAGCTAATCTTAGCTTATGCAGTATCTATCCATAAATATCAAGGTAGTGAGTGCCCTTGTATAATCATCCCCATACATACATCTCATTTTAAGATGCTTTATCGCAATTTGTTATATACAGGCCTTACTCGTGGTAAAAAACGGGTGATTTTCGTAGGTACAAAAAAAGCATTAGCTATCGCTATAAAAAACGAAGATGTTTTAAAGCGTCATACAGGTTTAAAACAAGCCATGCAAAAGTTTATACAAACTAAAAAACTATCCCAGACGATACCTATTTAATTTTAAGGAAAATTCTTTACACAAATTCGTAAACATTTGCCAAGTTCATAAAAAAAATTTTGGTAAGCTTGAAAAGCCCCTTCTACACAATCAATTACGCAATTCTCATACTCACATGAGACATAACTACAGCATTCTACAGGATCTCTGTACGTGTTATCAGCTTTTGCAAGCACATAAGTTCCACCTATCAAAGCAATAGCTGGAAAGGCTACCTTACTAATATTTTTAGGAATATTGGAAAGGGAAAAGGAATATCCTGTAGTATTATGAATAATAGCGTTTGTACAGTTAAGCATTTTTACCAGATTCAACATATAACTCCCTGAGTTCTATTTTTCGAATGAAATTTTGACATGTTAAGTTTTATATAGTCAAATATTTTATATGAATAGTAAACAGAAAAATACTGATAAGTAAGCAATTTGCTCAATTTTAAAAAGATTGCATAGACTTATTTCATTAAGTATTCAAACCAATTAAGCTATATACGCAATCTAAGAAGAGCTTAACACAAAACTAAAAAGACCATCAGATCTTGTTAAGATCTGGTTGCATTAGAAACTAAAATGAGAGGCTATGCAATCAGAAAAAGAGAAAAATGATTTATAAATAAACGTATCTGGCGTTAGCTTTTAATAATTATTAACTTCAAGACGCCTCTTATAGTTTGGCAATGGTTTGAATAAACTCTAGAAGAGTTAGCTAATCTTTGCACCGATAGCAGCTAAAGATACTTCTAAAGGCTCAGGTCCTTGTTCTGTATCTGCAGAAAGTAACATCCCTTGGCTTTCAATCCCCATGATTTTAGTGGGTTTTAGATTGGCAATTATCACTATTTTTTTACCAATTAAAGAAAGTAAATCAGATATTTTTTCACCAATTCCAGAAACAATTTGTCTTTTTTCAATTCCTAAATCTAAGGAAAGCTTTAATAGTTTTTTAGATTTAGGAACTCTTTCTACGGCTGTAATCTGCGCTACTCGTAGATCTAGTTTACGCACATCATCAATAGACACCTCTATATTCTTCAAAGGTTTTTCTAGAGCATGAGAATAGAGTTTCTTCTGTTGTTCCACAATAGTTTCGTCCTCTATTTTATTAAATAAAATCTTAGGCTCGGGCAGAGCTGTATCTACAGCAATGGTTGATTCTAAAACCTGATACCAGTTAGCTTTTTCTAAGGAACCTTCAAATCCAAGCATTAAAAAAACCTTTTGCGCGCTTTGAGGAATAATGGGGCAAGAAATAAGCGCTAAGGCCTTAAGACACTCAAGACAACAGGAAATAGTTGTCTGCATTTGCGAAAAAGTAGCTGGGCTTCGAGCTAAAATCCAAGGTTTTTTCAAATCAAAGTATACATTACCCGCTTGCGCTAGCTCCATAATAAGTTGTGAGGCTTTTCTTAAATGAAAAGAAGCATAAGCTGTTTCTGTTTGTTTGACTATATTTTTGATCTTATCCAAAAATAATTGATCTTCATCCATGAGCTCTAATCTAGGAGGCACTTTAGCAGAGAGCAGTTCTTTAGTAAATACAAGCACTCTATTTATTAGATTTCCATACTTACCTAAAAGCTCTACATTGCAGCGCATTTGAAAATCTTTCCAGGTAAATTCGCTATCTTGGGTTTCTGGCGCATTTGCAGCAATTGTATAGCGAATCTGATCCGCTGAAAAAGACTTAAAGAAGAGCTCAAGCTCAATATACCAATTATCTGACTTACTAAATTGTTTTCCTTCTAAATTATAAAACTCATTGGCGGGCAATTCATCAACAAGTTTATAAGGTTGATTCTGTCCCATAATCATTGCAGGAAAAAATAAAGCATGAAAAGGGATGTTATCTTTTCCTACGAACTGTACAAGTTTTGTTGTAGGGTCAAACCAATATTTTTTCCATTCTTCAGGTTTTCCTCGATTCTCTGCCCATTCTTTAGTAGCTGAAATATAGCCAATGGGGGCATCAAACCAAACATAGAATACCTTCCCTTGAGCATTAGGTAAAGGGACAGGTATTCCCCAATCCATATCACGAGTAATGGAGCGCCCTTTTAAATCTTCTACATAAGAACTTGCAAAATGCAAAACATTAGGTTTCCAATCCTTGGAAATAAGCCAATCGGATAGTTTTTGTTTAAAAAAATCAAAACGCAAAAACCAATGGGTAGTAGACTTTAGGACAAGAGGCAAACCTGAAATCTTGGAAATCGGCTGTATAAGATCTGTTGCTTCATAATTTGCCCCACATCTTTGACATTCATCTCCCCTTGCTTGAGAAAACTGACATTTAGGACAAGTTCCCATTACATAGCGATCTGCTAGGAATTTGCCTTCTTTTTCTGAATAAAGCTGATTCGTTATTTTTTCTTCAATATAACCATTATGTAATAAATCTAAGAAAAATTGCTGAGTGGTTTCTTTGTGCTTTGGCCAAGTTGTACGAGAATAATGATCAAAGGAAAAATTCAATTGAGAAAATAAACGCTGATTGATCGCATGAAACAAATCTACATGTTCTTGAGGACTATGTTTAGCTAATTCTGCGCTTAAGGTAATTGCGATTCCATATTCATCTGATCCGCAAACATATAGAACATCATGACCACAAAGACGCATAAATCTGGCATAGCAATCAGCAGGAAGATAAGCTCCTGCAATATGACCAAAATGCAAAGGCCCATTTGCATAGGGCAGTGCAGAGGTAATCAAAATTTTTTGAGACATGAAATTGCAATTATTCTTCAGAATCTAGTTGACTTAATACTTCAATATAATCCTTTTGAGGATTGCGTTTAGTTTCATCGAGTAATTTTGTTAAATTCACTTCTCTACCAGAACGAATATAAAAACGCGCCAATTCAATGATTTGATTAGCTAATTCAAAATTACTTTTAAATAGTCCTCGCAAATACTCATTTGTAAGAGGATGTTTAGACAGCGATGGCATAAAAAAACCTTAAGTTGAAAGTTGGCGTACACGATGTTCTTCAGCAATGACAATACTGCGTAAAACAGCATAAGCATGCTCCAAGGAATCATTTACAATATGATAGTCATAATAACTAATTTTTTTTAATTCTTGCTCTGCCCAGGATAGCCTCCGAGCTAGAGTTTTTTTATTTTCTGTCTTACGGTTTAAAAGTCTAGATTCAAGCACTTCAAGCGAAGGAGGGCTTAAGAAGATATAAATTGCAGTAAATTTTTTTTCTTTTAGCTGTATTGCCCCTTGTGTATCAATCACTAAGAAGACGTGCTTGCCTCTTTTCTGCTGAGAATGTACATATTCACAGGAAGTGCCATAATTATACCCGAAGACTTTTGCATATTCAAGGAAATCCCCTTCTTTTATTTTAGATTCAAATTCTTTTTCAGAAATAAAAAAATAATCCTTTCCATCTACCTCATTAGAGCGAGGAGGACGTGTTGTATAAGAAACACTCTCTACAATAGAGTCAAACTCATTAGATAGCATCCGTATAAGAGTAGTTTTCCCTGTTCCTGCTGGAGCACTTAAAACAAATACAAACCCTGTTAAAAAATTTGATAACATAAACTGCGGCTTACTATTCAACGTTTTGAATTTGTTCTTTCATTTTTTCTAACTCGCTTTTTACATAAATTACTAGAGGTATGATTTCGCTATCGTTTGCTTTACTACCTAAAGTATTAATCTCTCTTTGCATTTCCTGGATTAAAAACTCTAGTGTTTTACCAACTGCTTTTTCCGAAGAGATTAAATAATTACGAAAATGAATGACATGGGTCTCTAAACGCATAAGCTCTTCTGCAACATCCATTTTTTCAGCAAAAATAGCCACTTCTCTACTCGCTTTTTCTACTAAATCAGAAGAATTTGCCTGATAAGCTTTCAAAACTTCCAAAATTCTTTTACGGTATCTCTCTATCGGGATCTCTTTTTTTTGGTGAATTTTTTGCAAAGTCTCTTCTATATTTTTCAATCGATTTTGCAAGTCAGCTTCAATAGCTTTGCCTTCTTCCCGTTTCATTTTTACTAGTTGCTTCAAACCTTCTTGAGCTAATTCAAATAAAAATGCTTTAATTTTTTCTTCTTCTGCTTGGTTAAAGTAAATAGGCGGAGAAAAGTGAGAAAGCACAAAAGAAAAATCAATGGCTTTATCCGGATTATATCCCAATTCATAAGAAATATTTTCCCAATTTTCCTTAGATTTTCTTAATTGCAAAATATAATTACTATCCGAATTGATATTCTCGTGTTGCACTAAAAGACGTACAGTAATTTGCCCTCGCTCCAGGTCTTGAGCTAACCATTTACGTAAATCTACATCAAATCGCAAAAGATCCTTAGGCAAGTATATGGCAAAATCCATTATTTTGCGATTGACCGAATGAAGTTCTAAGATATAGCTCCCATCGGAGGTGGTTTTACTGCATCGGCTATAGGCCGTCATACTCTTAATCATGGAAACATTATTATGTAAAATTCTTTGATAGAAAGCAACTATGTTTGGGTTTTTAGCGGAGCAAAACTCAGACGATGAATAGGACAGGGTCCAAAAAGTTCAAGAGCTTTTAAATGTTTTTTTGTTGGATACCCTTTATGTTGTGAGAATCCGTATTCAGGCCATTGTTTATCATACTCTTGCATCAGGTCATCTCGCGTTTTTTTTGCTAAAATAGACGCTGCTGCAATGGATTGTGAATTAGCATCTCCTTTAATAATAGCTTTACCTGGTATTGCCACCTTAGGAATAAACTGATTGCCATCAACTAAAAGATAATCAGCTGAATCCTTTAAACCAAAAAATGCAATTCTCATAGCTTCAAACGTCGCCTGAAGAATATTTATATCATCAATGATCTCTGATGAAACGATTCCAATTGCATAATCAATTCCATCGAGTTTGATGAGCTCTGCAAAAATAGCAGATCTTTCAGCAGCCGTTAGTTTTTTGCTATCATCAACTCCGCAGATAAGAATATTTTTAGGTAAAACACAAGCAGCAGCTACAACAGGCCCTGCCAGAGGGCCTCTTCCTGCTTCATCAATCCCTGCTACCCGAGTGTACCCTTGTTTATATAAAGCACGTTCATATTCCGTCATTCTCTCAAGTCGACTATATTCGCTTTGAGGAAACATAAGATTCAAGCCTTTTAGCTTTTAGCTGGAGCTTTATATATCCGTTCTTTTACTTTTATTGCCTTACCCGATCTACCGCGGAAGTTATATAACTTGGCTCTACGCACACTACCTTTTTTCACCACTTCAATTTTATTGATCCGTGGACTATGCAAGAGAAACACCCTTTGTATTCCACTTGAAGAATATCGATAAAGAGTAAATGTTTCTGAAATACCTGCTCCCTTACGAGATATAACAATTCCTTCAAAAACCTGAACTCTTTCTTTTTCTCCTTCTATAATGCGTTGATGCACACGAACCGTATCACCTACGCAAAACACAGGAAGATCGGTTTTTAGCTGATCTTCATCAATTGATTGTATTAACATATCTTGAATCATTGTATTTCCTTTTCAACTAAATAATTATTGCTTAACCGCCCAAGGCATAGCATCTTGTTTCTTTCTTGCCTCTTTCTTCCATCTTTGAGCTTCAGCATGATTACCGCTCAAAAGAACTTTAGGCACACATTTTCCTTCAAATACCTCAGGTCTTGTATAACACGGCCCTTCACAGACTCCATCTTCTTGGAATGATTCATCCAACAAAGAATCTTCATTTCCTAAAACACCAGGAATAAACCGCACAACTGCATCTACAAGAACAATAGATGCTAGGCAACCATTGGTAAGAACATAATTTCCAATACTAATCTCCTCATTTACTTGTGCTTCAATTACTCTCTGATCAACCCCTTCATAATGTCCGCAGACACATACCAAATGAGGATATACAGCTAGTCTCTGACAGGTTTTTACATCTAATGGTTTTCCTTGAGGAGAAAGGTAAACCACATGAGTATTTTCTTTTTTTACACTACGAACCGCTCTAGTTACAGGACCTGGCATTAAAACCATTCCAGGGCCACCACCATAAGGACGATCATCTACTTTTTTCCACCTACCTTCACCAAAATCGCGAATATTTATGAGATCGATACGTATAAGTCCTCTTTCCTGGGCTTTTTTCAAAATACTTACGTTAAAAGGACTTTCAAAATACTCAGGGAAAAGAGAAAGAATATCAATCTGCATAAGATAAAAATTTTAAGCAGCCGGCACAGGTTGTTTTTTTCTAGCTCTTCTTTTCTTGGCTTGTTTGGCAAAACGGACTTGTTTTTTTAAACGAATTTCTTTCATTAACTCAGGAAGAGCCCGCGCAACTAAAGCTTCGGCATTAGGGGTAAGCTGCGCTCCTTGATCAATCCAATACTTAATTCTTGTCTCATTCAATAGACAATCATTTGTTGCTTTAGGATCATACCAACCAAACTTCTCGATATATTTACCATCGCGTCTTTCTCGTCCATCTGCTAATACTAGACGATAAGTTCGCCTATTTGCAGATCCTTGTTGTCTAAAACGAATTTTTAATGCCATAAGATTCCTCTGTATTCTTTAAAATTTCCATCCTTTAAAAGAAGATGGGATTTTGTTTTTTGCTATTTTTTGTTGTAAGCTTGGCATGTCTTTAAAGATATGTTTTAATCTTTTGTATTCTTTAATCATGCGGTTCACTTGATCGATAGAATTTCCACTCCCATCTGCAATCCTTCTTCTACGACTAGGCACTAATTCTACTTTTTCTAAGCGTTCTTTTTTTGTCATAGAAGAAATAATCGCAGATCGACGAGCAAACTCCTTTTCATCAAAATCCATATTTGCAAGCTCTGATCCACCTGGAAGCATTTTTAATAAGCCT is a window from the Candidatus Rhabdochlamydia porcellionis genome containing:
- the rplS gene encoding 50S ribosomal protein L19, giving the protein MIQDMLIQSIDEDQLKTDLPVFCVGDTVRVHQRIIEGEKERVQVFEGIVISRKGAGISETFTLYRYSSSGIQRVFLLHSPRINKIEVVKKGSVRRAKLYNFRGRSGKAIKVKERIYKAPAKS
- the trmD gene encoding tRNA (guanosine(37)-N1)-methyltransferase TrmD, which gives rise to MQIDILSLFPEYFESPFNVSILKKAQERGLIRIDLINIRDFGEGRWKKVDDRPYGGGPGMVLMPGPVTRAVRSVKKENTHVVYLSPQGKPLDVKTCQRLAVYPHLVCVCGHYEGVDQRVIEAQVNEEISIGNYVLTNGCLASIVLVDAVVRFIPGVLGNEDSLLDESFQEDGVCEGPCYTRPEVFEGKCVPKVLLSGNHAEAQRWKKEARKKQDAMPWAVKQ
- the rpsP gene encoding 30S ribosomal protein S16 — protein: MALKIRFRQQGSANRRTYRLVLADGRERRDGKYIEKFGWYDPKATNDCLLNETRIKYWIDQGAQLTPNAEALVARALPELMKEIRLKKQVRFAKQAKKRRARKKQPVPAA